TCACGCAATTTGAGAACCAAAATTGGCCATTCGAAGGCACCATTTTTCATGACTTTCTTCGATGAGACCAGGGACGGACCTACGTTGGGTCAAGAGGGTTCATATGAACCCACTTCGTCGAAAAATAACACTATGTAAACAtgtatattttttctttcttcgaGAAAATAGTTGACAATACGTTTTGTTGACCCCTCTTAGCATAAAGATAGTGTCTGTCCTGCAGGCAAAGTGGGTTTAAATTTATTAGGACGTCCTGAGTTCGAAACTAGTCTGTCCAAGAAAGTTTTCCTATATATATAATAGGATACTCTTTTAGACATAGAACATACACAAAAGTttatatttctcttttaaaacTAGGAAAGATTTTTCCATATAAATAcaatttagaaaaagaaaattacaccgttttattttttttcctaatagaataaaaaatctgaaaattataaataattcCCAATTCCCAAATCCTTCACTGCTTCTTTCTTGCCTGAATCTTTCACTTCAAGTTCAAATTCACATTGCTTCCATAGCCATCTCGGTACGCACTGCCGCTTCTCGCTGTCTTTGTATATTTGCTTCTTTGTATTTTGAACTCACTTGCTAAAAATTCTGGGTCCGCCACTGGATGAGACTAGGAAATTGAAAAGAAGTGGTGCATTATTTGTCGTAACTATTTGTCCGCCACTGGATGAGACGAGGAAGAGGAATACTTGAGGAGATAAGAGGATTGTAGGAGGAGAGAAGATCGAAGAGTATTGAAGAGAGAAGTTCTTCAACCTTTCTTATTGAAAGTAGTCATTAGTACAAAGAGGGTTATTTATGGGTGTTAAAAGAGAATTCTAGCTAGAACAATTTTTAGATAAAATTTATCACCTAGAAACTACAAAAGAGAGTCTAGAGGTCTTTCTAGATAAGATTATTCTTGAGAAATACAAAAGAGTTCTATACCGAACTCAAACTTAATACCTAGAAAATTCTTAATTACATTTACAACAAATTTATCGATGGCATTCAGTTGATGACGGATTATTAGTCTTTCTATATATCAGAAATATTTGTACAATTAGCACTGTGGAAAAGATCTTACAGTGGACAAAATGAAGAAACCTTCTTACCAAAATCTGTAACTGTGACTATTAATAAAATTTAGCTCGTCATTTCCAAACTGAGAAGATCCCACTAGTATGTTCTCGTTGTTTCCTATCACTCCTACTGAATCAGCAATTCAAGCGACCGAGAAATATGTGCCACAATTTGAGTATGATGAAACCAAGAGGCTTGATGAGGGAGATAATAAGCATAAAATAAATCCATAATTCTTCATTTTACGAGATTGATTATTTGCACCTAATTATGACCAATGGGGTAAAACTATACAGAATATCTCATTGAACATCATCTATAATCcagtttttgcatatttttattgTAACAATATGGCttctttcatcttttttttttcttttttaagtaTGGCTTCTTTCATCATATATTGATTTCATATGCAGCACTTGAAGCATGAGACAGCTAACATGGCAAAGAAGATAGAAATCCTTGAAGTTTCCAAACGGTTATTCTCTCCGCTTATTCTTCAATATGCTTCTCTCAAGCTACTTGGAGTATTTACTTAAATTAATGTTGAATTTATCAAATGACTTAATTAGGAAGCTGATGGGACAAGGTTTAGGGTCATGTTCAATGGATGAACTACAAGAGATTGACAGCAAGCTCGAGAGGAGCCTGGAAAATATCAGGGCCAGAAAGGTAGTATCAATTAATCTTCTGCAAAATGCACTTTGattcccttttcttccttttttcttgttTGCAATATCAGACCATTTTATCCAATATTTAGGTGTTTTCGCAGTAATCATTAACCTGTTCCGTCTTTGGTCATTTTCTAGGCTCAATTATTTAAGGACGAAATAGAAAGCCTAAAAGCAAGGGTATGATGAACAGTTTATGCATTTTAGGGCTTTTACTTCTTTGGTAAATTCATTATTTTCTGactttttgtgtatttttttgTCTTGTTCAGCAGTGTCTATTGCTAGAAGAAAATGCAAATTTACGAGAAAAGGTGAACTCTCTGATTTTCGCTTTTCCCCCTTAGACTATTAGTTGAAGAAAATGCATGATCATCGGACACAGTGGCGGTGGCACTTATGTCCAAGGGGAGTCGATTCGTCGGAAAATTGCATATGGCATAACGATATATGCCATATGCTGAATCTCCTTgacttctttatgtgtttacttctttATAGTTGAACAGTAAAATCCTAACTCTGCGACTTATTGAACATGCAAACTGAATCTATAGGGATTTATTCTAATCCAATTAGCAAAAGGAGTCATGGTATTGTCTGAAATTGTAGTTCAATTGCATGCAATCCTATCTGGAAAGAGTTAAGTTTGCTATTATGGCTAATCATTGCGGTAAAAAATTGAAATTCCAAAATTTGCTTTGTGTTGGAGGCCATCCTATCTTGATTATTCTTTATTTTGGCGAAACGAAGTTATAGTATCAAATCCCGTTTGACTAAATCATACTAGGATTTATTGTACATTGCTTTTCTGAAATCACATCTGTGCAGTTATACAAGTATATAAGCATGCATAGGTTAATGCAAGTGTTTGTGCATGTAAAGCGTTGAGTATTATCGTGACTGCTTAATTAGTGGTTTATACTCATttccatttctatacattttctcAATATCTAATGGTGCTTTGGGCCTTAGTAATTAATATTTCTAACTACGCGTAAGTTATGAAATGTAGTCAGCTTATAACATTAGGGCATCATTATACTAATTAATCATGTGTTTGTTAGCTTATAGGCTAGTTgaactgtattttattgatttaAATAGTGTCACTAATATTTGGTTTATGTTCTCATTTGCACATTTGAAAAATCATTTATCAACCCAGTGCCGCCTAATGCCAACGCCATCAGCAACACCACCAACTCAACGGAAAGAAAGGGGAAATTGTAGCAAAAATGCCCAGaattcggaggtggagactgaaTTGTTTATCGGCCTTCCTGTAATGCGCTGCTCATAGCTGCTGAGACAATTAATGGGATATATTTCGATTTGCATAATTGCATACATATTTTATGGCTTTTCTCAGTAACATAGAATAAATGGCTAGCATTGCTCAATTGTTTACACACATAAGGGCTTGCAAATTCAACAAATAAAACCTTCCAATAAGGGtaatcctctcttttttttttctttttcttgtagtGACCTTTTTGTTGTTTACCAAGTGTAACTACGTTTCCCCGAACAACAATTTTCACTACAAGAAATCGGACTTTTTGCGGCGACAAAAGTCTCTACAAAAACCCTGAAAGTCGCTACTAGTTGCTTGTTCAAAACCCTGAAAGTCTGATTTGAGTTGAATATGTTTACTATATCGTTTGTCTTTTTTTACGTTTTAAACTCAATGTTCTGATGAAATTGTTTTACGGTCATATTCGAATAATGAGAAAAAAGATAGTGATGTTTAGGTGTACATAGGTTGGGTTGGTTCAGATTTTTCAATTTTCGGATTTTGCATACCCTTTGTCTATGATTTTGCATACATCTTGAGAGCCAAGAATGATTTTCATACGTAGAAATCAattctcataattatcttttgtgagacGGTAGTACTAAACAGATAGTGGACCATTATTCGCCATGGCTCTGATATAACGTtgttgggaaaaataataatcccGCCCATAAATAATATCTacggaaaataataataacacaagaaaGTAATAACAACACCAACTCTTTTAATGAGGTAAATACAATACTCGAGCGGAacaatattaccactataatattacaacttagtagtgtcaagagactactacaattttgaaagaaataacactatTTATTTGAAACacttcactacaatattactgCAACTCACTATTTAGCTCAGAGATTGTTACTCTCACTGCTTTCAATCTCGTTTTTTCTCAGGTTTTCGAGtttttttccggtaaagtcttcatagcataaaatatgtaacttgtactccaaatatttctaattaaatcctaataaaatacaactatataatgtatttttcaagaaactaatacaataatatgagataagtcatagcattatactaaaatattcaataacaaagataaaataataaaattacataaaacaaatattgctaattaataagccataataaaaattaacataatctaaaaatactatataggtcatgctaaaataagtattactaataagtactaatattaattacataactaagcactaaaaaaaagataaactaagttatgcatttttattataaaccaatgtaaaactaaaataattatccaacacttTTGTCATTCCTAGTATGGTATtgaatttcttttaatttgttagcattagtattgatttgaactttgtttgaattGCCATATTcatgggctataaaatttatttatcatttaagaatgttaagtctaaacttaaaataatacgttaaaagataaaactgtgaaaaagtttaagaaatatttataaattacattacaataaatttttatatgtataaaatatttttaaaattatataaatgtactatcaggttgatttggtttcggtttgactttttttagttaaaaccaaatcaaaccaattatggtcgggttttattttctaataccaaaccaaatcaaaccaaatcacatcggattttttttcgatttgactcgaattatcgatttggtgcggtttatcggttttctttgtacacccctagtcaTGTTTACTTGCatgaataaatatttgaaaacaCTTCTAGGATCCATAGGGAGAGATCCACAAGTACGTGAATCTAATACTAGTTTTTAACCAAaccttatatatataatactaagaaatttattaaatgtctataaatatttgactgtaaatctcaattattattgtatattttaGCAACCCATCTGCTTAAAATTCTAAATCCTCCTATAGGATCAAAGGGTTGAAGATGCGCACGATCTCTCACACATATGCGTTTGTTTTTGCCCGTTACCTTCCTTAAATGGTTAAAATGATATATAGTCTTCAGCAGTTACAAAACTATCGTGCAAAAAcatta
This DNA window, taken from Nicotiana tabacum cultivar K326 chromosome 4, ASM71507v2, whole genome shotgun sequence, encodes the following:
- the LOC107793039 gene encoding MADS-box protein AGL42-like isoform X1; protein product: MVRGKVQMKRIENLSSRQVTFSKRRNGLLKKANELSVLCDAEVALIIFSQKGRLYDFASSNMQKTIERYHERARETMVDNSTELQQYMEHLKHETANMAKKIEILEVSKRKLMGQGLGSCSMDELQEIDSKLERSLENIRARKAQLFKDEIESLKARQCLLLEENANLREKCRLMPTPSATPPTQRKERGNCSKNAQNSEVETELFIGLPVMRCS
- the LOC107793039 gene encoding MADS-box protein AGL42-like isoform X2; translation: MVRGKVQMKRIENLSSRQVTFSKRRNGLLKKANELSVLCDAEVALIIFSQKGRLYDFASSNMQKTIERYHERARETMVDNSTELQQYMEHLKHETANMAKKIEILEVSKRKLMGQGLGSCSMDELQEIDSKLERSLENIRARKAQLFKDEIESLKARCLLLEENANLREKCRLMPTPSATPPTQRKERGNCSKNAQNSEVETELFIGLPVMRCS